The nucleotide window TGACCGTGAAATTGAACACGGGCGAGGTGGCACGGTACTGGGTCGGCAGCACGGCCGGCAGGTCGGTCAGGCTCAGGTCCTTCAGCTGGGCGCCCGCCGTCAGCTGCACCGCCTCGGCGCTGCTGCCCACCGAACCCGCGAGCACCGCGCCGAACGAGGACGCCGCGGCGTTCTTGCCCATCATGAAGTCGGCCAGCGAACGCATCGGCATTTGCGCCACCGCGTGCTGCTGCCAGTCGAGCACTCCGTCATGGTTGAAATCGCCCCCATTGGCCGCCAGCTCGATCGACGGGGCCACGCCATCGACGTCGGTCACGATGGTGACGGACACGGGGGATTGCGCCACCAGGTTGCCGTTGGCATCGAGGATCTGTGCATTGAACGTGTAGACGCCATCGTCCAGCAAGCCGGCGCCGACGTTGATCTTGCCGGCGGCGATATCCTCGGCCGTGATGGCACTGTTGGCCACCACCTCGCCGGCCGCGCTCAGCAGGCGCACGCTGCCGCCGGGCGCCAGCAGCGTGCCGCCGCTGATCGTGAACTCGGGCGTGACGACGCTGGTGACGGTGTCGGACTGGCTGGCGCCGTCGTCCGATGCCGGGTCGAGGCCGATCTGGAGGCCGGGGGTGGCCGGCGTCTCGGGCGTGGTTGGCGTTTCCGGCGTGGTTGGCGTTTCCGGCGTGGTTGGCGTTTCCGGCGTCGTTGGCGTCTCGGGTGTGGTCGGCGTTTCCGGCGTCGTCGGCGTTTCCGGCGTCGTCGGGACTTCCGGCGTCGTAGGCGTCTCGGGCGTCGTCGGGGTTTCCGGCGTCGGCGGCGTCTCGGGCGTGGTCGGGGTTTCCGGTACGGGCGGCGGAACAACCACCACGTCGTTGTCCGCGATCGTGCCGGTGGCGGACACGCCGCCCACCGTCAGCACGGCGCTCTCGGGATTCTCCACCAGCGCATCGTCGATCGTCGGTAGCGTGACCGTGAAGGCCGTGACGCCGGCCGGAACGATGACGATGCCGCTCGACGCGTTACCGTCCTGCCACGCCACGCCATCGCTGAACGACAGGCTGCCCAGGTCCTGCGCGGCAGCGGTGCCGCCCAGCGCCAGCGCGAATGCGACCGGGCCCGCACCGGCCATGTTCAGCGTGACCGCGTACGCCAGCGCCGCGCCTTCCGTGACGCTGGTGGCGCCACTGGACGGTTGCGCCGCGGCGAAGGCCGCAACGGCGGCGATGGCCGGTGCGTCGTTGTCCGTCACGGTACCGGAAGCAACGATGCCGCCCAGCGTGATCACGATGTTTTCAGCCAGTTCGACCAGCGCGTCGTCCACGGTGGCGACATCGATCGTGAAGCTGGTGACGGCGGCCGGCACCACGACGATGCCCGTGCTCGCATCGCCGTTCTTCCAGGCCACGCCATGCGAGAAGGTGATCGCGCCCAGGTCCGCGGTGGCGGCAGTGCCAGACAGCGCGAGGGCATATTCGCCGTCGGCCACGCCGGCCGCGCTGACGCTGACGGTATAGCGCAGCGTATTGCCCTCCACCACGGCGTTGTCGACCGGGTTGACACCCACGTTGGCGGCATCCTCGGCGACGATGGCCGAGATGCTGCGGCTGTCGTTGTCCGTGATCGTGCCGGTGGCGGACACGCCGCCCACCGTCAGCACGGCGCTCTCGGGATTCTCCACCAGCGCGTCGTCGATCGTCGGCAGCGTGACCGTGAAACCGGTGACGCCAGCCGGAACGATGACGATGCCGCTCGACGCGGTACCGTTCTGCCACGCCACGCCATCGCTGAACGACAGGCTGCCCAGGTCCTGCGCGGCAGCTGTGCCGCCCAACGCCAGCGCGAACGCGACCGGGCCGGCGCCGGCCATGTTCAGCGTGACCGCGTAGGCCAGCGCCGCGCCCTCCGTGACGCTGGTCGCGCCACTGGACGGTTGCGCCGCGGCGAACGCGGTCACGCCGGCGATGGCCGGCGCGTCGTTGTCCGTCACGGTACCGGAAGCAACGATGCCGCCCAGCGTAATCACGACGTTTTCCGCGGATTCGACGAGCGCGTCGTCCACCGTGGCGACATCGATCGTGAAGCTGGTGACGGCGGCCGGTACGACGACGATGCCGGTAGCGGGGTCGCCGTTTTTCCAGGCCACGCCATCGGAGAAGGTGATCGCGCCCAGGTCCGCGGTGGCGGCGCTGCCGGACAACGCGAGGGCATATTCGCCATCGGCCACGCCGGCCGCGCTGACGCTGACGGTATAGCGCAGCGTATTCCCTTCCACCACGGCGTTGTCGACCGGATTGGCACCCACGTTCGCGGCATCCTCGGCCACGATGGCCGAGATGCTGCGGCTGTCGTTGTCGGCGATCGTACCGGTGGCCGACACGCCGCCCACCGTCAGCACGGCGCTTTCCGCGTTTTCGACCAGCGCATCGTCGACCGTGGGCAGCGTGACCGTGAAACCGGTGACCCCGGCCGGGACGACGACGATGCCGCTCGCCGCGTTGCCGAGCTTCCAGGCCACGCCATGGCTGAACGACAGGCTGCCCAGGTCTTGCGGGGCCGCCGTGCCGCCGAGCGTGAGCGTGTACTCGGTGGCCGCCGGGCTCGCGCCGTTCAGCGCCACCGTGTACACCAGCGTGGCGCCTTCGGTCACCGCGTTATCGACCGGCGTGGCACCGGTATGCGCGGCATCCTCGGCCAGCACGCTGGCGACGGCCTGGCTGTCGTTGTCCGTGATCGTGCCGGTGGCGGACAGCCCGCCCACCGCCAGCACGGCCGTTTCCGCCGCTTCGATGACCGCGTCGTCGACCGTGCCGACGGTGACGCCGAACGTCGTGACGCCCGCCGGCACGACGACGATGCCACTGCCGGCATTGCCGTTCTTCCAGGTCACGCCCGCAGTGAACGCGAACGACGACGTGTCGCTCACGCCGGCGGTGCCGGACAGGACCAGCGCGTATTCGGTCGTCACGGGGCTGGCGCCGCTCAGCGTCACGGTGTACAGCAGCGACGCGCCTTCGGCGACGCTGTCGTCGGCCGGCAGCAGGCCGGGGTGCGCCGCATCCTCGGCCGTGACGGCGGCCACGGCCTGGCTGTCGTTGTCCGTGATCGTGCCGGTCGCGGTCACGCCGCCCACCGTCAGCACGGCCGTTTCGGCCGATTCGATGGCGCTGTCGTCGACCGTCGGCACGGTGATCTTGAAGCTGCCCACGCCGTTCGGCACGACGACGATGCCCGAAGCCGGGTTGCCGTTCTTCCAGGTCACGCCGTCGGAAAACGCCAGCGTGCCCAGGTCGGCCGTGACGGCACTGCCGCCGTGCACCAGCGCATGCTCGCCGCCGGTACCGCTGAGTATCACCGTATAGACGAGCGTGCCGCCTTCGCCGACGCTGCTGTCGACAGGCGTGGCGCCCAGGTGCGCGCCGTCTTCGGCCACCACGCTGGCGACCGTGGCGGCGATGGGCACGGCGCCATCGTTGTCGGTGATCGTCAGCACGCCGGTGTTGTCCGTGATGGCGGCGAAGGTGCTGTCGCTCAGCACCACGGACACGTGGCGCGCGCCATCGATCGCCGCGGTATCGGTCAGCGGAACCGTGATCGTCTTGCTGGTCTGGCCCGGTGCGAAGGTCAGCGTCCCCGTCACCGCGCTGTAGTCGGTTCCGGCCACGGCGCTGCCATCGACGGACGTGTAGCGTACCGTGACGGTATCGCTGCTCGTCTGGCTGAGCGAGACGGTGATCGTGGCCGTGCCTGCCCCTTCGTCCACGGTGGCGTCACCGACGGTGAGCTTGGGCTGGTTGGCCAGGTAGGCGTTCAAGGTGGAGAGCAGGCCCTGGGTGGCGGCGTTGCCGCTGACCGACCCGTTCGAGATCGTCAGTGCCTGGCCGTTGAAGGTCAGGCCGATGAAGCTGCGCGGATCGCCATTCGCCTCCGTCCAGGGATCGATGAATACCGTGCCGCCTCCTGCCTTCGCCAGCGTGTAGCTGCTGCCCTTGGCATAGAACACCATGGTGCTGACGGTACCGCTGGGCGCGCGCCAGTTGATCACGCCTTCGATGCGGTGCTGCACGCCGGCCGCGTCTGTGACGAGGATCGTGCCCGACAGGTCGTTGCCCTGGGCGCCGCCAAACTGCCCGTTGTCCGTGGCCTGTTCGAATTGCAGCTTCGACCAGCCGAGCGTCGAGGCGAGGGAAGCGTTGGTCGCTTCATTGTTCCTGAGGGCGTCGCCGACGAAACCATTGGCGAACGACACGGATACGGTGGTGATTGGCATTGGTGCTTCCTGAAAGGATGATCGATGGCCGGCCGGACGGACGACGGATTTCAGGCGGGGATGGGGCGCAGACGGATGGGGTGCGGCGAGGGCATGGCCGCGGACTCAAGCATACTAGGAAGCAATCCACGTGCAAAACGAAGCAGCTGGCAAGTTGCCAGGGACATATGATATTGTGGTTGCTGCACGACAATTGTTCATGCCGCGATGCCGTTGTTACAATGACGGGCGCTCGGTTACACTGTCGGCTGCCATCACCATCGACACCGACCATGCGCCGACTCGCGCTCTGCACCCTCCCCCTACTGCTTGCCATGACCGGTTGCGGCGACAGTTACCAGCCCGAACAGCTGTACATGGCCACTACCCCCGATTGCAACACGTGGGTTGAAGGGTCGACGTTCAATCTCCCGGAAGGCGTCAGTGTTTCCGCCACCAGTCCCGTCACGCTGCGGCAAGGCGGCGCCGAGTTCGGCATCATCTACCTGGTGCCGCGCGGCGGCCGGGTGCAGTTCGTCACGCGTGCCTTCAACGTCACGCAGCCGAAAGGCGCCACGGTGGCCAAGGCCAAGGTACTGAGCTATTACCAGCGCGGCACCAACAACCGGGCGGAAATGGTGGAAGTGATCACGGATATCCCCGGCCTGCTGCTGCCCGTCGCCACGGCGGATGTCACGCAATGGCGCATCCGGCTGGGCGTCGACAGCGGCCTGCCCGACCGGTTCGACCTGGTGCTGTCCGATGTCATCATTGCCGAGAAGCGCTACCCGGTGCGCACCTTTACCTATCGGTGGTTCCCCGAGCGCAAGGCTTACGGCCTTTGCCGCTAACGTCGGCGCGTTGATCGAGACGCCTGGAAATATTTCCAAAAATCGGGGACTGTCCCCGTTTTCAGGAAATTTTTCCCGATATCGAGCATGCCGTCCGCGGGCCTGCCCTGCGTGCCGGACGAGCTCCTCTCACATCCGGGAAATGTTGCCAAAAAATGGGGACTGTCCCCGGTTGTAAAATTGCCGAAAACCGGGGTCAGACCCCGAATTTTGGCAACTTTCCAGGCAATGGACGAAAAAAAAAAGCAGCCCGCAGGCTGCTTTTTTCTGGATGCATCCAGATCAGTGCTTGTTCTGGCGCAGCTTGGCGATGGCTGCCAGCTGGCCGATGGCCGCTGCCAGTTCCGCCTGCGCTTTCGCGTAGTCGATGCCGGTCTGGTTGTTGGCCAGGCTTTCTTCCGCCAGTTTCTTGGCGGCTTGCGCCTTGGCTTCGTCCAGGTCGCCGCCGCGGATCGCGGTGTCGGCCAGGACCGTCACGGCGTTCGGCTGCACTTCCAGCAGGCCGCCGGCGACGAAGACGAACTCTTCTTCCGACTTGCCCTGCACCTGGATGCGCACCGCGCCCGGACGGATACGGGTGATCAGCGGCGTGTGCTTCGGGTAGATACCCAGCTCGCCCTGTTCGCCCGGCAACGCGACGAAGGTGGCTTCGCCGGAGAAGATCAGCTCTTCCGCGGAGACCACATCGACGTGAATAGTGTTAGCCATAGTTGTCCTATCGGATTCAAAGCAGCACCGATAAACCTACTGCGCGTTGCATTTTCGATCTCCGTTGCTCCGCATCGGCGGACCGGCCGTACCAAAGTACGACCTGCTATGGAATCGAAACTGCTACCGCTCGCTACGGTTTCTCGGGCTGCTTATGCGGTATTAACCGAGCTTCTTGGCTTTTTCGATCGCTTCTTCGATCGTGCCGACCATGTAGAACGCCTGCTCCGGCAGGTGATCCAGTTCGCCGGAAGCGATCATCTTGAAGCCCTTGATCGTGTCCTTCAGCGAAACGTACTTGCCCGGTGCGCCGGTGAAGACTTCGGCGACGTGGAACGGCTGCGACAGGAAACGCTGCATCTTACGGGCGCGAGCGACCAGCAGCTTGTCTTCCGGTGCCAGTTCGTCCATGCCCAGAATCGCGATGATGTCACGCAGTTCCTTGTAGCGCTGCAGCGTGCCCTGCACGGCGCGGGCCGTGTCGTAGTGGTCCTGGCCGACGACCAGCGGGTCCAGCTGGCGGGAAGTCGAGTCCAGCGGGTCCACTGCCGGGTAGATACCCAGCGAGGCGATGTCACGCGACAGAACGACGGTGGAATCCAGGTGACCGAAGGTCGTCGCTGGCGACGGGTCGGTCAAGTCATCCGCAGGGACGTAGACGGCCTGGATCGACGTGATCGAGCCGGTTTTCGTCGACGTGATGCGTTCCTGCAGGCGGCCCATTTCTTCGGCCAGCGTCGGCTGGTAGCCCACGGCGGAAGGCATACGGCCCAGCAGTGCGGACACTTCGGTACCGGCCAGCGTGAAGCGGTAGATGTTGTCGACGAAGAACAGCACGTCCTTGCCCTGGTCGCGGAACGATTCCGCGATGGTCAGGCCGGTCAGTGCCACGCGCAGGCGGTTGCCCGGCGGTTCGTTCATCTGGCCGTACACCATGGCCACTTTGGAGTTGCCCAGGTTGTCCAGGTCGACGACCTTGGCATCGGCCATTTCGTGGTAGAAGTCGTTACCTTCGCGGGTACGCTCGCCCACGCCGGCAAACACGGACAGACCCGAGTGCGCCTTGGCGATGTTGTTGATCAGTTCCATCATGTTGACGGTCTTGCCCACGCCGGCGCCGCCGAACAGGCCGACTTTACCGCCCTTGGCGAACGGGCACACCAGGTCGATCACCTTGATGCCGGTTTCCAGCAGGTCTTGCGACGGCGACAGCTCGTCGTAGGCCGGCGGGGTGCGGTGGATCGACGCGGTCTGCTCTTGCGAGACAGGGCCACGCTCGTCGATCGGGTTGCCCAGCACGTCCATGATGCGGCCCAGGGTACCGTTACCCACTGGCACCATGATCGGATTGCCGGTGTTCTGGATGGTCATGCCGCGACGCAGGCCGTCGGAAGAACCCAGCGCGATGGTACGGACAATGCCGTCGCCCAGCTGCTGTTGAACTTCCAGGGTCAGCTCGGAGCCTGCCATTTTCAGCGCGTCAAAAACCTTAGGCATCGCGTTGCGCGGGAACTCCACG belongs to Pseudoduganella albidiflava and includes:
- the atpD gene encoding F0F1 ATP synthase subunit beta; translation: MADGKIVQCIGAVVDVEFPRNAMPKVFDALKMAGSELTLEVQQQLGDGIVRTIALGSSDGLRRGMTIQNTGNPIMVPVGNGTLGRIMDVLGNPIDERGPVSQEQTASIHRTPPAYDELSPSQDLLETGIKVIDLVCPFAKGGKVGLFGGAGVGKTVNMMELINNIAKAHSGLSVFAGVGERTREGNDFYHEMADAKVVDLDNLGNSKVAMVYGQMNEPPGNRLRVALTGLTIAESFRDQGKDVLFFVDNIYRFTLAGTEVSALLGRMPSAVGYQPTLAEEMGRLQERITSTKTGSITSIQAVYVPADDLTDPSPATTFGHLDSTVVLSRDIASLGIYPAVDPLDSTSRQLDPLVVGQDHYDTARAVQGTLQRYKELRDIIAILGMDELAPEDKLLVARARKMQRFLSQPFHVAEVFTGAPGKYVSLKDTIKGFKMIASGELDHLPEQAFYMVGTIEEAIEKAKKLG
- a CDS encoding F0F1 ATP synthase subunit epsilon gives rise to the protein MANTIHVDVVSAEELIFSGEATFVALPGEQGELGIYPKHTPLITRIRPGAVRIQVQGKSEEEFVFVAGGLLEVQPNAVTVLADTAIRGGDLDEAKAQAAKKLAEESLANNQTGIDYAKAQAELAAAIGQLAAIAKLRQNKH
- a CDS encoding beta strand repeat-containing protein, translating into MPITTVSVSFANGFVGDALRNNEATNASLASTLGWSKLQFEQATDNGQFGGAQGNDLSGTILVTDAAGVQHRIEGVINWRAPSGTVSTMVFYAKGSSYTLAKAGGGTVFIDPWTEANGDPRSFIGLTFNGQALTISNGSVSGNAATQGLLSTLNAYLANQPKLTVGDATVDEGAGTATITVSLSQTSSDTVTVRYTSVDGSAVAGTDYSAVTGTLTFAPGQTSKTITVPLTDTAAIDGARHVSVVLSDSTFAAITDNTGVLTITDNDGAVPIAATVASVVAEDGAHLGATPVDSSVGEGGTLVYTVILSGTGGEHALVHGGSAVTADLGTLAFSDGVTWKNGNPASGIVVVPNGVGSFKITVPTVDDSAIESAETAVLTVGGVTATGTITDNDSQAVAAVTAEDAAHPGLLPADDSVAEGASLLYTVTLSGASPVTTEYALVLSGTAGVSDTSSFAFTAGVTWKNGNAGSGIVVVPAGVTTFGVTVGTVDDAVIEAAETAVLAVGGLSATGTITDNDSQAVASVLAEDAAHTGATPVDNAVTEGATLVYTVALNGASPAATEYTLTLGGTAAPQDLGSLSFSHGVAWKLGNAASGIVVVPAGVTGFTVTLPTVDDALVENAESAVLTVGGVSATGTIADNDSRSISAIVAEDAANVGANPVDNAVVEGNTLRYTVSVSAAGVADGEYALALSGSAATADLGAITFSDGVAWKNGDPATGIVVVPAAVTSFTIDVATVDDALVESAENVVITLGGIVASGTVTDNDAPAIAGVTAFAAAQPSSGATSVTEGAALAYAVTLNMAGAGPVAFALALGGTAAAQDLGSLSFSDGVAWQNGTASSGIVIVPAGVTGFTVTLPTIDDALVENPESAVLTVGGVSATGTITDNDSRSISAIVAEDAANVGVNPVDNAVVEGNTLRYTVSVSAAGVADGEYALALSGTAATADLGAITFSHGVAWKNGDASTGIVVVPAAVTSFTIDVATVDDALVELAENIVITLGGIVASGTVTDNDAPAIAAVAAFAAAQPSSGATSVTEGAALAYAVTLNMAGAGPVAFALALGGTAAAQDLGSLSFSDGVAWQDGNASSGIVIVPAGVTAFTVTLPTIDDALVENPESAVLTVGGVSATGTIADNDVVVVPPPVPETPTTPETPPTPETPTTPETPTTPEVPTTPETPTTPETPTTPETPTTPETPTTPETPTTPETPTTPETPATPGLQIGLDPASDDGASQSDTVTSVVTPEFTISGGTLLAPGGSVRLLSAAGEVVANSAITAEDIAAGKINVGAGLLDDGVYTFNAQILDANGNLVAQSPVSVTIVTDVDGVAPSIELAANGGDFNHDGVLDWQQHAVAQMPMRSLADFMMGKNAAASSFGAVLAGSVGSSAEAVQLTAGAQLKDLSLTDLPAVLPTQYRATSPVFNFTVTAEEGVASLPDLDATREGLQTRVVIDLAGGGSLANNFLKFDSATQSYYSFLDDGRLDTMDNGATLVDLNRDGRTDRIVLTLTDGGWGDEDGLVNGTIVDPGMLAFDTPDHQVYSIVLAGGDRYYTASAAEAAQKAAVAGNAFEGVAFDAMPGGQQMTAYYQPFTQDWTFAAAGQALPYACYGAVAGAGGFTAAAAGSGIGTQFHLYQDARGQTQLVSLDDAASLGLAAQGYTDRGAKFAATTTNAFDFDAEGYLVANQDNASVQALVQQLAASYQSSSAAGFIDAVEQNYFEQVTVIGIAHGSAATAAELNAAFGTVFTN